In one Corallococcus sp. EGB genomic region, the following are encoded:
- a CDS encoding YcaO-like family protein codes for MSVARALDAYHRAMSTGALQLFRIDPIDRLGIPVASASLRLGNDAGAVLHGNGYGRTEEEAQVGALGELVEETFSELAMRRMPRVHGSYAALVRARGPTAVADPLTLGLPAGSPYQPEMPLIWVEMQRLSTGERVLVPEEYVAIHPGQLQGRAPLITPITNGQGAGLTRPQALAHGLLELLQRDGNGLVYRAMDQGVALDLEGADLPPDVRELLERYRRAGVEVMAKLACTDFGLVNLYVVGRDVSVGNQPLMVTACGEAADPDRDRALRKALLEYACSRARKAFMHGPLSEVARVAPQEYMDRFVPMVDLEAEEPRALNAMVEWARLSAPELSELTACTLMVRQKVRFEDLPRAPALEDPSLRCDHVVRQLHASGLDILVADLSPPGRQVHVVKALVPGLEVETMTYNRVGERNVARLLERRDPLVGLGAPPPGAEPVRLTPEAELRLGGPAWFNVRLAEARVGRLYALYREPDRHAVPAVLSSRRFGGQ; via the coding sequence ATGAGCGTTGCCCGAGCCCTCGATGCCTATCACCGCGCCATGTCCACCGGCGCCCTTCAGCTGTTCCGCATCGACCCCATCGACCGGCTGGGGATTCCGGTGGCCTCCGCCAGCCTTCGCCTGGGGAACGACGCGGGCGCGGTGCTGCACGGCAACGGCTATGGCCGCACGGAGGAGGAGGCGCAGGTGGGCGCGCTGGGCGAGCTGGTGGAGGAGACCTTCAGCGAGCTCGCCATGCGGCGCATGCCCCGCGTGCACGGGAGCTACGCGGCGCTGGTGCGCGCGCGAGGCCCCACGGCGGTGGCGGATCCGCTCACGCTGGGGCTGCCCGCGGGCAGTCCGTATCAGCCGGAAATGCCGCTCATCTGGGTGGAGATGCAGCGGCTGTCCACGGGCGAGCGGGTGCTGGTGCCGGAGGAGTACGTCGCCATCCATCCCGGGCAGTTGCAGGGGCGCGCTCCGCTCATCACGCCCATCACCAACGGCCAGGGCGCGGGGCTGACACGGCCCCAGGCGCTGGCGCACGGCCTGCTGGAGCTCCTCCAGCGCGACGGCAACGGGCTGGTGTACCGCGCCATGGACCAGGGCGTGGCGCTGGACCTGGAGGGCGCGGACCTGCCGCCGGACGTGCGCGAGCTGCTGGAGCGCTACCGGCGCGCGGGCGTGGAGGTGATGGCGAAGCTGGCCTGCACGGACTTCGGCCTGGTGAACCTGTACGTCGTGGGCCGGGACGTGTCCGTGGGGAACCAGCCGCTGATGGTGACGGCCTGCGGCGAGGCGGCCGACCCGGACCGCGACCGGGCGCTGCGCAAGGCGCTGCTGGAGTACGCCTGCTCGCGCGCGCGCAAGGCGTTCATGCACGGACCGCTCAGCGAGGTGGCCCGCGTCGCGCCCCAGGAATACATGGACCGCTTCGTGCCCATGGTGGACCTGGAGGCCGAGGAGCCGCGCGCGCTGAACGCGATGGTGGAGTGGGCGCGGCTGTCGGCCCCCGAGCTGAGCGAGCTGACCGCGTGCACGCTGATGGTCCGCCAGAAGGTGCGCTTCGAGGACCTCCCTCGCGCGCCCGCGCTGGAGGACCCGTCCCTGCGGTGCGACCACGTGGTGCGGCAGCTGCACGCGTCGGGCCTCGACATCCTGGTCGCGGACCTGTCGCCGCCGGGGCGGCAGGTGCACGTGGTGAAGGCGCTGGTGCCGGGCCTGGAGGTGGAGACGATGACGTACAACCGCGTGGGCGAGCGCAACGTGGCGCGGCTGCTGGAGCGGAGGGATCCGCTGGTGGGCCTGGGAGCGCCGCCGCCGGGAGCCGAGCCGGTGCGGCTGACGCCGGAGGCCGAGCTGCGGCTGGGCGGTCCGGCCTGGTTCAACGTGCGGCTGGCGGAGGCGCGCGTGGGGCGGCTGTACGCGCTCTACCGGGAGCCGGACCGGCACGCGGTGCCGGCGGTGCTCTCGAGCCGCCGCTTCGGGGGGCAATGA
- a CDS encoding alpha/beta fold hydrolase, producing the protein MTRQQPNPTTTPAKAPSAVRPFFPQGFREGDEDVNGTRIHFVIGGEGRPVLLLHGYTQTHLMWWRLAPGLAKQHTVILPDLRGAGASAAPEQGYDKETLARDMRALVKKLGFDKVSVVGHDIGLMVAYAYAALFPNEVERLALLDAFLPGIEPWSDQVMRSRDVWHFTFNGPTAEKLVRGRERVYFDHFWTDFAANPHAVDEAERQAYTEAYAAPGRLHSTWSYFQAFDQDKKAFRELARNKLPMPVMVIGGDKSLGGPLAAQARAVATQVEPHILPDTGHWVAEERPEEVRKLLGGFLRA; encoded by the coding sequence ATGACACGCCAGCAGCCGAACCCCACGACGACTCCAGCCAAGGCTCCGAGCGCCGTCCGGCCCTTCTTCCCTCAGGGCTTCCGCGAAGGCGACGAGGACGTCAACGGCACGCGGATCCACTTCGTCATCGGCGGCGAGGGACGCCCCGTCCTGCTGCTGCACGGCTACACGCAGACGCACCTCATGTGGTGGCGCCTGGCGCCGGGGCTCGCGAAGCAGCACACCGTGATCCTCCCGGACCTGCGCGGCGCGGGCGCCTCGGCCGCGCCAGAGCAGGGCTACGACAAGGAGACCCTGGCCCGGGACATGCGCGCGCTGGTGAAGAAGCTCGGCTTCGACAAGGTCTCCGTCGTGGGCCACGACATCGGCCTGATGGTCGCCTACGCCTACGCCGCCCTGTTCCCCAACGAGGTCGAGCGACTGGCCCTGCTGGACGCGTTCCTGCCGGGCATCGAGCCCTGGTCCGACCAGGTCATGCGCAGCCGGGACGTGTGGCACTTCACCTTCAACGGCCCCACCGCGGAGAAGCTGGTGCGGGGACGCGAGCGCGTCTACTTCGACCATTTCTGGACCGACTTCGCCGCCAATCCCCACGCGGTCGACGAAGCGGAGCGGCAGGCCTACACGGAGGCCTACGCGGCCCCGGGCCGGCTCCACTCGACGTGGAGCTACTTCCAGGCGTTCGACCAGGACAAGAAGGCCTTCCGGGAGCTGGCCCGGAACAAACTCCCCATGCCCGTGATGGTCATTGGGGGTGACAAGTCCCTGGGCGGACCGCTCGCCGCACAGGCGCGTGCGGTGGCCACCCAGGTCGAACCCCACATCCTCCCGGACACCGGCCACTGGGTGGCCGAGGAACGCCCCGAGGAGGTCCGCAAGCTGCTCGGAGGCTTCCTCCGGGCGTGA
- a CDS encoding MBL fold metallo-hydrolase, with translation MPLTRYACTHCGTWQPGFPREKPMGCPTCLDVRNALPREGWEFQSAGQVSERLGTRWHEALPGIWGFTCTPPFGLGSTGWLLRRPEGNVGFEGAPWYSRPALEFIEVMGGLHVLSASHPHGFGALWQLQEHFDPLLVLHREAVPYSKAFQVRWPVDDEHALAPDLTLHCVGGHYEGHMVLYDARTRSLFCGDALKVDLDARGRPTALSCHKGFHYAIPLSHGELRRYRAVLEALPFENVFTPFEFARGVTREHALALFDRLLAGMPHTRPLPLEELS, from the coding sequence ATGCCACTGACCCGCTACGCCTGCACCCACTGCGGCACGTGGCAGCCGGGCTTCCCCCGGGAGAAGCCCATGGGGTGCCCCACCTGCCTGGACGTGCGCAACGCGCTGCCGCGCGAGGGCTGGGAGTTCCAGTCCGCGGGCCAGGTGTCGGAGCGGCTCGGGACGCGCTGGCATGAGGCGCTGCCCGGCATCTGGGGCTTCACCTGCACGCCGCCCTTCGGCCTGGGCTCCACGGGGTGGCTGCTGCGCAGGCCCGAAGGCAACGTGGGCTTCGAGGGCGCGCCCTGGTACTCGCGGCCCGCGCTGGAGTTCATCGAGGTGATGGGCGGCCTCCACGTGCTGTCGGCGTCGCACCCGCACGGCTTCGGGGCGCTGTGGCAGTTGCAGGAGCACTTCGACCCGCTGCTCGTGCTGCACCGGGAGGCGGTGCCCTACAGCAAGGCCTTCCAGGTGCGCTGGCCGGTGGATGACGAACATGCACTGGCGCCGGACCTGACGCTGCACTGCGTGGGGGGCCACTACGAGGGCCACATGGTGCTGTACGACGCGCGGACCCGCTCGCTGTTCTGCGGAGACGCGCTGAAGGTGGACCTGGACGCGCGAGGCAGGCCCACGGCGCTGTCGTGCCACAAGGGCTTCCACTACGCGATTCCGCTGAGCCACGGCGAGCTGCGCCGCTACCGCGCGGTGCTCGAAGCGCTCCCGTTCGAGAACGTCTTCACCCCGTTCGAGTTCGCGCGCGGCGTCACCCGCGAGCACGCGCTGGCGCTGTTCGACCGGCTGCTCGCGGGCATGCCGCACACCCGTCCCCTTCCCCTGGAGGAGCTGTCATGA
- a CDS encoding nicotinamidase, translating into MTKTSAKELPLPGFYNSNHAAEYGYGPNAGKLQREAGAWKAAQGVTAAATDRFNLHLLLIDVQKDFCFPDGSLYVAGRSGRGAIDDNRRIAEFIYRNLGTLTNVTATLDTHFAYQIFFPSFWVDQDDQPLQPYREVTREQIERGQAKPNPAVAKWLCGGNYPWLLKQVKFYCEELERAGKYTLYLWPPHCLLGSDGHALSGVVQEARLFHSYARGVQSWAEVKGGNPLTENYSVLRPEVLMRHDGQPLAQRNTQFLKTLLTSDAVVIGGQAASHCVKSSIDDLLGEIVAQDAALARKVYLLTDCMSSVTVPDGKGGFAADFTPQADAALKRFADAGMHLVKATEPLASWPDLRLA; encoded by the coding sequence ATGACGAAGACGAGTGCGAAGGAACTGCCGCTGCCCGGGTTCTACAACTCCAACCACGCGGCGGAGTACGGCTACGGCCCGAACGCCGGGAAGCTCCAGCGTGAGGCCGGGGCGTGGAAGGCGGCGCAGGGCGTGACGGCGGCGGCCACGGACCGCTTCAACCTGCACCTGCTGCTCATCGACGTGCAGAAGGACTTCTGCTTCCCGGACGGCTCGCTGTACGTGGCGGGGCGCAGCGGGCGGGGCGCCATCGACGACAACCGCCGCATCGCGGAGTTCATCTACCGGAACCTGGGGACGCTGACGAACGTCACCGCGACGTTGGACACGCACTTCGCCTATCAAATCTTCTTCCCGTCGTTCTGGGTGGACCAGGACGACCAGCCGCTCCAGCCGTACCGCGAGGTGACCCGCGAGCAGATCGAGCGCGGCCAGGCGAAGCCGAACCCCGCGGTGGCCAAGTGGCTGTGCGGCGGCAACTACCCGTGGCTGCTCAAGCAGGTGAAGTTCTACTGCGAGGAGCTGGAGCGCGCGGGGAAGTACACGCTCTACCTGTGGCCGCCGCACTGCCTGCTGGGCAGCGACGGGCACGCGCTGTCGGGCGTGGTGCAGGAGGCGCGGCTGTTCCACTCGTACGCGCGCGGCGTGCAGTCGTGGGCGGAGGTGAAGGGCGGCAACCCGCTGACGGAGAACTACTCGGTGCTGCGGCCGGAGGTGCTGATGCGGCATGACGGCCAGCCGCTCGCGCAGCGCAACACGCAGTTCCTGAAGACGCTGCTCACGTCGGACGCGGTGGTGATTGGCGGGCAGGCCGCCAGCCACTGCGTGAAGAGCAGCATCGACGACCTCTTGGGGGAGATCGTCGCGCAGGACGCGGCGCTGGCCCGCAAGGTGTACCTGCTGACGGACTGCATGTCGTCGGTGACGGTGCCGGACGGCAAGGGCGGCTTCGCGGCGGACTTCACGCCGCAGGCGGACGCGGCGCTCAAGCGCTTCGCGGACGCGGGCATGCACCTGGTGAAGGCCACGGAGCCGCTCGCGAGCTGGCCGGACCTGCGCCTGGCGTGA
- a CDS encoding lipopolysaccharide assembly protein LapB — translation MSSISDETHERITDLCAQGDAAAGEDDFEQALKHFKAALALIPAPTHAHQQNTWVRAAIGDMYFQLERFEDCREHFREAVRSPGGLGNPFIHLRLGQCALELGDEARAADELARAYMGGGEELFDGDDAKYLEFIQSRLKPPHDA, via the coding sequence ATGTCGTCAATCTCGGATGAAACCCACGAACGCATCACCGACCTCTGCGCCCAGGGAGACGCCGCCGCGGGCGAGGACGACTTCGAGCAGGCCCTGAAACACTTCAAGGCCGCCCTCGCCTTGATTCCCGCCCCCACCCACGCCCACCAGCAGAACACCTGGGTGCGCGCCGCCATCGGCGACATGTACTTCCAGCTCGAGCGCTTCGAGGACTGCCGCGAGCACTTCCGCGAAGCCGTCCGCTCACCGGGAGGGCTCGGCAATCCCTTCATCCACCTGCGGCTCGGCCAGTGCGCCCTCGAACTGGGTGACGAAGCCCGCGCGGCCGACGAGCTGGCACGCGCCTACATGGGTGGCGGCGAGGAGCTCTTCGACGGCGACGACGCGAAGTACCTGGAGTTCATCCAGTCCCGCCTGAAGCCGCCCCACGACGCATGA
- a CDS encoding inositol-3-phosphate synthase encodes MAGDERLGVAVVGLGGAVATTAVAGMELLRRGRVDTRGLPLADAKGMGLVEYGALTFGGWDLFEDDLARAARNHAVLTEAQLEAVAPTLGRMRPWPAASNARFCKNVVGTATKNANTLREQVRAIREDLTRFKQAEQLDRVVVVNLASTEKAVDLTRPEFATPESFEKALDANHPDIGPAMLYAYAAIGDGIPFANFTPSVAADVPALLMLAKRTGAPVAGKDGKTGQTLLKTVLAPALRDRALHVDGWYSTNILGNRDGEALNDPASRQNKLDTKGAALDSILGYKVQDHVVSIQYYRPRGDNKEAWDNIDVTGFLGQPMQLKLNFLCKDSILAAPLVVELARTLDLAKRRGECGVIDALGGFFKAPMSQDGQPVEHAMPEQQRRLMAWLSRGRAQQVERLPERIRG; translated from the coding sequence ATGGCGGGCGATGAGCGGCTGGGCGTGGCGGTGGTGGGCTTGGGCGGCGCGGTGGCGACCACGGCGGTCGCGGGCATGGAGCTCTTGCGGCGGGGACGGGTGGACACGCGCGGCCTGCCCCTGGCCGACGCGAAGGGCATGGGGCTGGTGGAGTACGGCGCGCTGACGTTCGGCGGCTGGGACCTCTTCGAGGATGACCTGGCGCGCGCGGCGCGCAACCACGCGGTGCTGACGGAGGCGCAGCTGGAGGCGGTGGCGCCCACGCTGGGCCGCATGCGGCCGTGGCCCGCGGCCTCCAACGCGAGGTTCTGCAAGAACGTCGTCGGCACCGCGACGAAGAACGCGAACACGCTGCGCGAACAGGTGCGCGCCATCCGCGAGGACCTCACCCGCTTCAAGCAGGCCGAGCAGCTGGACCGCGTGGTGGTGGTGAACCTGGCCTCCACGGAGAAGGCCGTGGACCTCACCCGCCCGGAGTTCGCCACGCCGGAGTCCTTCGAGAAGGCCCTGGACGCGAACCACCCGGACATCGGCCCCGCGATGCTCTATGCGTACGCGGCCATCGGGGACGGCATCCCGTTCGCCAACTTCACGCCCAGCGTCGCCGCGGACGTGCCCGCGTTGCTCATGCTCGCGAAGCGCACCGGCGCGCCCGTCGCCGGCAAGGACGGCAAGACGGGGCAGACGCTGCTCAAGACGGTGCTCGCGCCCGCGCTGCGCGACCGCGCGCTGCACGTGGACGGCTGGTACTCCACCAACATCCTGGGCAACCGCGACGGGGAGGCCCTCAACGACCCGGCGTCGCGGCAGAACAAGCTCGACACCAAGGGCGCCGCCCTGGACAGCATCCTCGGCTACAAGGTCCAGGACCACGTCGTCTCCATCCAGTACTACCGCCCGCGCGGGGACAACAAGGAGGCCTGGGACAACATCGACGTGACGGGCTTCCTCGGGCAGCCCATGCAGCTGAAGCTCAACTTCCTCTGCAAGGACTCCATCCTCGCCGCGCCGCTCGTCGTGGAGCTCGCGCGCACGCTGGACCTGGCGAAGCGCCGGGGAGAGTGCGGCGTCATCGACGCGCTGGGCGGCTTCTTCAAGGCCCCCATGTCGCAGGACGGCCAGCCCGTGGAGCACGCCATGCCCGAGCAGCAGCGCCGCCTGATGGCGTGGCTCTCCAGGGGCCGCGCGCAGCAGGTGGAGCGCCTCCCGGAACGCATCAGGGGCTGA
- a CDS encoding Gfo/Idh/MocA family protein, whose product MFEAKPGTRSLGWAVVGCGWVARDYVIPALQGASNARLVALCDVSAEALMRIRADGVNRYTALGSVLADKDVQAVYIATPNHLHVAMTEACAAAGKHVLCEKPMAITARDGLRMVSACQRAGVHYATAFDQRHHAAHRRLRTLVKEGALGTITQARIHYACWLPEDWAPDNWRIDPEQAGGGAMIDLAPHGLDLLEVVLGDEWASLSALTQRRVHTYAVDDGAVLMGQFKSGTLGLLQVAYNCPDTYPRRTLELIGTKARALAYKTMGQTPGGTLTLTDAKTGGETRIILPPEEDPSPFLHQVESFSACVLEGRPQPYAPERDVRLVGLLSQATRDGRAFPPCH is encoded by the coding sequence ATGTTCGAGGCGAAGCCGGGGACCCGAAGCCTGGGCTGGGCGGTGGTGGGCTGTGGCTGGGTGGCGCGGGACTACGTCATCCCCGCGCTCCAGGGCGCGAGCAACGCGCGGCTGGTGGCGCTGTGCGACGTGAGCGCCGAGGCGTTGATGCGCATCCGCGCGGACGGCGTGAATCGCTACACCGCGCTGGGGTCGGTGCTGGCGGACAAGGACGTGCAGGCCGTCTACATCGCCACGCCCAATCACCTGCACGTGGCGATGACCGAGGCCTGCGCGGCGGCGGGCAAGCACGTGCTGTGTGAGAAGCCCATGGCCATCACGGCGCGCGACGGCCTGCGCATGGTGTCCGCGTGCCAGCGCGCGGGCGTGCACTACGCCACCGCGTTCGACCAGCGCCACCACGCGGCGCACCGGCGGCTGCGCACGCTGGTGAAGGAGGGCGCGCTGGGCACCATCACCCAGGCGCGCATCCACTACGCCTGCTGGCTGCCCGAGGACTGGGCGCCGGACAACTGGCGCATCGACCCGGAGCAGGCCGGCGGTGGCGCGATGATCGACCTGGCGCCGCACGGCCTGGACCTGCTGGAGGTGGTGCTGGGCGACGAGTGGGCGTCACTCAGCGCCCTGACGCAGCGGCGCGTGCACACCTACGCCGTGGATGACGGCGCGGTGCTGATGGGCCAGTTCAAGAGCGGCACGCTGGGCCTGTTGCAGGTGGCCTACAACTGCCCGGACACGTACCCCCGGCGCACGCTGGAGCTCATCGGCACGAAGGCGCGCGCGCTGGCGTACAAGACAATGGGGCAGACGCCCGGCGGCACCCTGACCCTCACCGACGCGAAGACGGGCGGGGAGACGCGGATCATCCTCCCGCCGGAGGAGGACCCGAGCCCCTTCCTCCATCAGGTGGAGTCCTTCTCCGCGTGCGTGCTGGAGGGCCGTCCGCAGCCCTACGCGCCCGAGCGTGACGTGCGGCTCGTGGGGCTGCTGTCGCAGGCGACGCGGGACGGAAGGGCGTTTCCGCCATGCCACTGA
- a CDS encoding sugar phosphate isomerase/epimerase has translation MALRFAYNTNGVSHHRFEDALSLIADSGYDGVALTLDHHHFDPFAPDFGQRTEQLATRLERLGLGLVVETGARFLLDPRRKHEPTLITPDAEGRARRLEFLKRAVDVCGTCRGEAVSFWAGVPLPGVTEALAWPWLEEGVARLAEYAAARGVVLAVEPEPGMLVETVDGWRRLHARVPGVRLALDVGHLLVTQERTPAEAVREFAPVLGTVALEDMKRGVHEHLPFGEGDVDVPSVLRELTRAGYGRLVCVELSRDAHRAHDMVPQALEWLRARLPTGAEVAA, from the coding sequence ATGGCCCTGCGCTTCGCCTACAACACCAACGGCGTGTCCCATCACCGCTTCGAGGACGCGCTGAGCCTCATCGCGGACAGCGGCTATGACGGAGTGGCCCTGACGCTGGACCACCATCACTTCGACCCGTTCGCTCCGGACTTCGGGCAGCGCACGGAGCAGCTGGCCACGCGGCTGGAGCGGCTGGGCCTGGGGCTGGTGGTGGAGACGGGGGCGCGCTTCCTGCTGGATCCACGCCGGAAGCACGAGCCCACGCTCATCACGCCGGACGCGGAAGGACGTGCGCGACGGCTGGAGTTCCTGAAGCGCGCGGTGGACGTGTGCGGGACGTGCCGGGGAGAGGCGGTGTCCTTCTGGGCGGGCGTGCCCCTTCCGGGCGTGACGGAGGCGCTCGCGTGGCCGTGGCTCGAGGAAGGGGTGGCGCGGCTGGCGGAGTACGCGGCGGCGCGCGGCGTGGTGCTGGCGGTGGAGCCCGAGCCGGGGATGCTGGTGGAGACGGTGGACGGCTGGCGGCGACTGCACGCGCGGGTGCCCGGAGTGCGTCTGGCATTGGACGTGGGACACCTGCTGGTGACGCAGGAGCGGACGCCCGCGGAGGCGGTGCGCGAGTTCGCGCCGGTGCTGGGCACGGTGGCGCTGGAGGACATGAAGCGCGGCGTGCATGAGCACCTGCCGTTTGGCGAAGGGGACGTGGACGTGCCGTCGGTCCTGCGCGAGCTGACGCGCGCGGGCTATGGGCGGCTGGTGTGCGTGGAGCTGTCCCGGGACGCGCACCGGGCGCACGACATGGTGCCCCAGGCGCTGGAGTGGCTGAGGGCGCGCCTGCCGACGGGCGCGGAGGTGGCGGCATGA
- a CDS encoding glycosyltransferase family 4 protein, which translates to MNSVNRLRICFISRRFFPAISGMSVYALNLVRELVASGHDVTMVSQYRNDPAGMAVYGGGPPPGIPGAQVLGCESLGEQRINQGQPASFEQDLEVMVDTVVREHRRRPFDLIHAQYGYPCGLAALEAARRLGLPNVVSIQGGDGHWVGTCCGTHKQAMLAVLGHAGALLIGSRSFAEEVRGHHGTPLERFTIVPGATDTQRFHPRNESALGQPRDPPVWLYHGRVDARKGVMELLDAARRLVADGRRFKLRVSGIGPDVAAVRARVEEGGLQDVVELTGVSSYAEAPDLYRSGDLFVSPTYSEGFSNTLLEAMASGLPIVSTRAVGVVDCLEDGRDALLVPPKDSVALAEAMGRLMDDAPLRQRLAATALREVRELYSWQSVGRRIQGVYAELTGTRPDTGWTHLYDPAMTEERADHTCRFRAAPHLL; encoded by the coding sequence ATGAACAGCGTGAACCGGCTGCGGATCTGCTTCATCTCCCGGCGCTTCTTCCCGGCCATCTCGGGGATGAGCGTCTATGCGCTGAACCTGGTGCGGGAGCTGGTGGCCAGCGGACATGACGTGACGATGGTGAGCCAGTACCGCAACGACCCCGCGGGCATGGCGGTGTACGGGGGCGGACCGCCGCCGGGGATTCCGGGCGCGCAGGTGCTGGGCTGCGAGTCGCTCGGAGAGCAGCGCATCAACCAGGGCCAGCCCGCGAGCTTCGAGCAGGACCTGGAGGTGATGGTGGACACGGTGGTCCGCGAGCACCGGCGCCGGCCGTTCGACCTCATCCATGCGCAGTATGGCTACCCCTGCGGCCTGGCGGCGCTGGAGGCGGCCCGGCGCCTGGGGTTGCCCAACGTCGTCTCCATCCAGGGAGGGGACGGGCACTGGGTGGGCACGTGCTGCGGGACGCACAAGCAGGCGATGCTCGCGGTGCTGGGCCACGCGGGGGCGCTGCTGATTGGGAGCAGGTCCTTCGCCGAGGAGGTGCGCGGGCACCACGGGACGCCGCTGGAGCGGTTCACCATCGTCCCCGGCGCCACGGACACGCAGCGCTTCCATCCCCGGAATGAGTCGGCGCTGGGGCAGCCGCGGGACCCGCCGGTGTGGCTGTACCACGGCCGGGTGGACGCGCGGAAAGGCGTGATGGAGCTGCTGGACGCGGCCCGGCGACTGGTGGCGGACGGGCGGAGGTTCAAGCTGCGGGTGTCTGGGATTGGGCCGGACGTGGCCGCCGTGCGCGCGCGGGTGGAAGAGGGCGGGCTCCAGGACGTGGTGGAGCTGACGGGCGTGTCCTCCTACGCGGAGGCGCCGGACCTGTACCGGAGCGGGGACCTGTTCGTGTCACCCACGTACTCCGAAGGGTTCTCCAACACGCTGCTGGAGGCGATGGCGTCCGGGCTGCCCATCGTGTCGACGCGGGCGGTGGGAGTGGTGGACTGCCTGGAGGACGGGAGGGACGCGCTGCTGGTGCCGCCGAAGGACAGCGTCGCGCTGGCGGAGGCGATGGGCCGCCTGATGGACGACGCGCCGCTGCGCCAGCGCCTGGCGGCCACGGCGCTGCGCGAGGTGCGGGAGCTGTACTCGTGGCAGTCGGTGGGGCGGAGGATCCAGGGCGTGTACGCGGAGCTGACGGGCACGCGGCCGGACACGGGATGGACGCACCTGTACGACCCGGCGATGACGGAGGAGCGCGCGGACCACACGTGCCGGTTCCGGGCCGCGCCGCACCTGTTATGA
- a CDS encoding PIG-L deacetylase family protein yields MSTALFVSPHLDDVAFSCGGTLAALKAKRWTVALVTVFTRSVPEPKGFALQCQTSKGLGPEVDYMALRRDEDRAFAACMGVDHVRWGDLEEAPHRGYASPEALFQPPRADDTIEARVAACLKPVLWDLKPDRVFVPQALGHHVDHVQVVRAVKGLGIPSNRILYYRDTPYAVRQPRAHPDAAVPQGLRPLTVDITEYLPKKVEGCIRYGTQLGFQFGGVEGLARTLTAFHRMEAQARGQPGAAEVFLAEPSQGAPPPPVTKTSPPATR; encoded by the coding sequence ATGAGCACGGCCCTGTTCGTGTCACCGCACCTGGACGACGTGGCCTTCTCCTGTGGCGGCACGTTGGCGGCGCTGAAGGCGAAGCGGTGGACGGTGGCGCTCGTCACCGTCTTCACGCGCTCCGTGCCGGAGCCGAAGGGCTTCGCGCTGCAATGCCAGACGTCGAAGGGCTTGGGACCGGAGGTGGACTACATGGCCCTGCGACGGGACGAGGACCGCGCCTTCGCGGCCTGCATGGGCGTGGACCACGTGAGGTGGGGAGACCTGGAGGAAGCGCCGCACCGGGGCTACGCGAGCCCGGAGGCCCTGTTCCAGCCGCCGAGAGCGGACGACACCATCGAGGCCAGGGTGGCGGCGTGTCTGAAGCCGGTGCTGTGGGACCTGAAGCCGGACCGGGTCTTCGTGCCCCAGGCGCTGGGGCATCACGTGGACCACGTGCAGGTGGTGCGGGCGGTGAAGGGGCTGGGCATCCCCTCGAACCGGATCCTCTATTACCGGGACACGCCCTACGCCGTAAGGCAGCCGAGGGCGCATCCGGACGCCGCCGTGCCCCAGGGCCTGCGTCCCTTGACGGTGGACATCACGGAATACCTGCCGAAGAAGGTGGAGGGCTGCATCCGTTACGGCACGCAGCTGGGCTTCCAGTTCGGAGGCGTGGAGGGCCTGGCGCGGACGCTCACGGCGTTCCACCGGATGGAAGCGCAGGCACGCGGGCAACCCGGAGCGGCGGAGGTGTTCCTGGCGGAGCCCTCACAAGGGGCGCCCCCTCCTCCCGTGACGAAGACGTCCCCGCCTGCGACTCGGTAG